The Hymenobacter sp. GOD-10R genome includes a window with the following:
- a CDS encoding Ig-like domain-containing protein — translation MKLILRLAGLLLILVPWVTPNAWAQCTTSTQLSFPTTGVNWKRVTGQPVANSNVTLNTTYTQGSGTEGTLATNTINNVNTLRWDLTYSATNGASHTSVVVFEFSRVVANLALEVQDIDRLSGSQIDRLTFEGLDANNNVVALPVLTPLGTFVSVNGNIATGTGSNGTNATGASVNAVFSTGVKKLRLTFENAVTGNTNPGSQAIGINKMTWCKSPFAVDDDVTTLLNQPVTVDVLSNDVAGDAALSPSTVTLIGTQTGGTFTTNSTTGAVTFVPESNIAGQTQIGYTVKDASGVTSNQGVLTITVTNPPTANSDDAQTPQNAALNNINVLGNDTGGSGVYAIDPTTVTLVGAQTGGTFTRNTTTGTISYTPTTGFVGAASVNYTVRNKKGEISNQATLSIIVTKAPTAVADGVSISYNAGATTVDVIDNDTPASSDAPNVINPNSITLSGTTGTNGGTFAVSNGKVIFTPPAASSFPNNTASRATSVNYTVKNNASPAQTSNSVAVTVTLTNTAPVVVADNVATVRNRAMTNIKVLANDADADGNATIDKSTVTLVGTQTGGTFTVNTAAGPNQGTINFTPTNNSTTTASVQYTVKDEKGVVSNTVFLTIAVTTTTVDVVTTLSGPTSASSGSYVTYTVTVKNNSTADATNVSPRVQLPTGLQTVTASLDATYNPSSGIVVFPSVTYAANSTVQTATVRFVMPANGSVTGMASSISSSTAFTTASNDDGTSTASNVTTTATQVADVAATITGPTATAPGGKTVLNIVASNYGPSAATNVLLRATISKNLTNVTVSDGGSYDATTGVITLPAITSLASSASTGFTVSLTAPKSSDQPVIGSVNTTAATADPAASNNDGSASFSNIRVAISNTVSSQACLTTSTTDVTTAANQQINTYYKGVGSAAANSTTLAVGPALSTVGAADIVPGDLLLIIQMQGAQIDYSNTNAYGDGIASTDSPANGTLGTGLTAGLYEYRYVDATSASATAAGGGTLTLSSPLTSTYTNANATTAAGQQRFQVIRVPRYRNLTLGADLVPAAWNGETGGIVVLEVGGTLNFNGYTINASGKGFRGGAGRTLAGTTDASVTNLDYVTSSSLALNGSKGEGIAGTPRYVNNNGALLDNTAEGYPGGSYGRGAPGNAGGGGTDGTTATNANNTGGGGGSNGGFGGQGGNSWNQGAPTGGNGGAPFLQASPSRVVLGGGGGAGTTNNGTGTPANGLASSGTAGGGIVIVNTNQVAGTGTINVSGIDNTFTVQNDGAGGGGAGGSVVFLAQGTLSNIIVLAKGGQGGSDNLAPQAQGHGPGGGGSAGVVFTSSAINSSSEIASGASGQTGGSNGNFSFGGTTGTQFAGLVRNTIAQADVPNITQASNCTVQPLPVELVQFDAKAQGRQVQLNWSTASEKNADYFAVERSIDSYSFEQIGKVASYGTTTDKHGYAFTDQEASRYAGQVLYYRLRQVDLDGATTYSPVRSVALQAGMATFDLSPNPTSDYVTLDLTALPAGQFHLSFHDVSGRNVGGLEQDVKGGQPTTLNVAILPAGVYIVTLQGVDKVLTRRLVKH, via the coding sequence ATGAAATTAATTCTACGACTAGCTGGATTGCTACTGATTTTGGTACCCTGGGTTACGCCTAATGCGTGGGCGCAGTGTACTACCTCCACTCAGCTAAGTTTTCCCACAACCGGTGTGAACTGGAAGAGGGTTACAGGTCAGCCAGTGGCTAACAGCAATGTCACGCTCAATACCACTTACACGCAAGGCTCTGGGACGGAAGGCACATTGGCTACAAATACCATCAATAATGTAAACACCCTACGGTGGGACTTGACGTACAGTGCTACAAATGGTGCTAGTCATACATCGGTAGTCGTGTTTGAATTTAGTCGGGTGGTTGCTAACCTAGCACTCGAAGTACAAGACATTGATAGGCTTTCGGGTAGTCAAATAGATCGATTGACATTTGAAGGATTAGATGCTAATAACAACGTTGTAGCATTACCGGTCCTAACTCCTCTCGGAACATTTGTGAGCGTGAATGGCAACATAGCAACTGGAACAGGTAGTAATGGGACTAATGCTACAGGTGCATCAGTTAATGCTGTTTTCAGTACGGGTGTGAAAAAGCTTCGGCTCACGTTCGAAAACGCGGTAACCGGAAACACCAACCCAGGTAGTCAAGCTATTGGTATCAACAAAATGACTTGGTGCAAGTCGCCCTTCGCGGTTGATGATGATGTCACGACGCTCCTTAACCAACCAGTTACAGTTGATGTGCTGAGCAATGATGTAGCTGGAGATGCAGCTCTTAGCCCAAGCACGGTAACCCTTATAGGCACCCAAACGGGTGGAACGTTTACTACCAATTCCACGACGGGTGCCGTAACCTTTGTGCCAGAGAGTAACATTGCTGGCCAGACACAGATTGGCTACACCGTGAAAGATGCGAGTGGAGTCACTTCTAACCAAGGAGTGCTAACTATCACAGTTACTAACCCACCTACTGCCAATAGCGATGATGCGCAAACCCCGCAGAACGCAGCCTTAAATAACATCAATGTGCTAGGCAATGACACCGGCGGCAGTGGCGTCTATGCCATTGATCCAACAACCGTAACGTTGGTCGGCGCACAAACGGGCGGCACATTTACGCGCAACACAACAACGGGAACCATCAGCTACACGCCTACTACGGGCTTCGTAGGGGCCGCCAGTGTGAACTATACCGTCAGGAATAAGAAGGGTGAAATTTCCAACCAAGCTACATTATCAATAATCGTAACGAAGGCACCAACAGCAGTGGCTGATGGTGTTAGTATCTCCTACAATGCAGGCGCTACAACTGTCGACGTTATTGACAATGATACACCAGCTAGCTCGGATGCTCCCAACGTTATCAATCCGAACTCCATTACATTATCAGGTACCACGGGCACCAATGGTGGCACCTTTGCCGTGAGCAATGGGAAGGTTATTTTCACTCCGCCCGCGGCATCTAGCTTCCCAAATAATACTGCAAGCCGCGCTACAAGTGTCAACTATACGGTGAAGAACAACGCTTCTCCCGCGCAAACATCTAACTCTGTCGCCGTCACTGTTACCCTGACGAACACCGCGCCTGTCGTGGTGGCCGACAACGTAGCCACAGTGCGGAACCGGGCCATGACAAATATCAAAGTGCTGGCCAATGACGCCGATGCCGACGGCAACGCTACTATTGACAAGAGTACTGTAACACTGGTAGGTACGCAAACGGGCGGCACATTTACGGTAAATACAGCTGCTGGGCCAAACCAAGGCACCATCAACTTTACGCCGACTAATAATTCTACGACTACTGCTAGTGTGCAATACACTGTGAAAGATGAGAAAGGTGTCGTTTCTAATACTGTGTTTCTAACAATAGCTGTTACAACCACGACAGTAGATGTGGTAACGACGCTGAGCGGTCCAACAAGTGCGTCATCAGGTAGCTACGTAACCTACACCGTAACGGTAAAAAACAACAGTACTGCAGATGCAACAAACGTATCGCCACGGGTGCAGCTGCCGACCGGTCTGCAGACAGTAACGGCTTCGCTCGATGCTACTTATAACCCGTCAAGTGGTATTGTGGTCTTCCCATCTGTCACGTACGCTGCCAACTCGACGGTGCAAACGGCTACTGTCCGCTTTGTGATGCCCGCTAACGGGTCGGTGACAGGGATGGCCTCCAGCATTTCGAGCAGCACGGCTTTCACTACCGCTAGCAACGACGATGGTACGAGTACAGCCAGTAACGTGACTACTACCGCTACGCAAGTGGCCGATGTGGCTGCCACCATCACAGGCCCAACGGCTACGGCGCCAGGTGGAAAAACCGTACTCAACATTGTAGCCAGTAACTACGGTCCTTCGGCGGCGACCAACGTGCTACTGCGGGCTACCATCTCCAAAAACCTTACGAACGTCACTGTATCAGATGGAGGTAGCTACGATGCAACTACGGGCGTAATTACGCTACCCGCTATTACCAGCTTAGCATCATCTGCCTCTACCGGCTTCACTGTGTCGTTAACGGCTCCGAAGAGCTCTGATCAGCCTGTCATAGGTTCGGTCAATACTACGGCAGCTACCGCAGATCCTGCTGCGAGCAACAACGATGGCTCGGCTTCCTTCTCGAATATCCGGGTGGCAATCAGCAATACCGTTTCCAGCCAAGCGTGTCTTACTACTTCTACAACGGACGTAACAACGGCTGCTAACCAGCAGATCAACACGTACTACAAAGGCGTAGGATCCGCTGCGGCAAACAGCACTACGCTGGCCGTTGGGCCAGCCCTGTCGACGGTAGGTGCCGCTGACATTGTTCCCGGCGACTTGCTGCTCATTATTCAAATGCAAGGTGCACAGATTGACTACAGCAATACCAATGCATACGGTGATGGAATTGCTTCAACGGATTCGCCAGCAAATGGTACGCTAGGTACCGGGCTAACGGCCGGTTTGTATGAGTATCGCTACGTAGATGCTACTTCCGCTTCCGCAACCGCGGCGGGCGGTGGTACGTTGACGTTGTCGTCGCCGCTAACCAGTACTTACACCAATGCCAATGCTACTACTGCTGCTGGTCAGCAGCGCTTCCAGGTAATCCGGGTGCCGCGCTATCGTAACCTGACCCTAGGTGCAGACTTAGTACCCGCGGCTTGGAATGGTGAAACGGGTGGAATAGTGGTACTGGAAGTAGGAGGTACGTTGAACTTCAACGGCTACACAATCAACGCGAGTGGTAAAGGCTTCCGTGGGGGCGCTGGCCGGACGCTAGCAGGAACTACCGATGCAAGCGTCACCAACCTAGATTACGTCACTTCATCGAGCCTAGCTCTCAATGGTTCGAAAGGAGAAGGAATAGCCGGTACGCCCCGCTACGTGAACAATAATGGGGCGTTGCTTGACAACACCGCGGAAGGCTATCCAGGAGGTAGCTACGGCCGGGGTGCCCCAGGCAACGCTGGTGGCGGTGGTACCGATGGCACTACTGCGACCAACGCCAACAACACTGGTGGTGGTGGTGGCTCCAACGGCGGATTCGGTGGTCAGGGCGGCAACTCCTGGAACCAAGGTGCACCTACGGGTGGTAACGGCGGTGCTCCCTTCTTGCAAGCTAGCCCGAGCCGTGTGGTATTAGGTGGCGGTGGCGGCGCTGGTACTACCAACAACGGTACAGGTACGCCGGCCAACGGCCTAGCCAGCAGCGGTACAGCAGGTGGCGGTATCGTGATTGTAAACACGAACCAAGTAGCTGGCACTGGTACAATTAACGTCAGCGGAATCGACAATACGTTTACAGTACAAAACGATGGTGCGGGTGGCGGTGGCGCCGGTGGCAGCGTAGTATTCCTCGCTCAAGGAACCCTCTCAAATATTATTGTCTTGGCCAAAGGTGGCCAGGGAGGTAGCGACAACCTAGCTCCGCAAGCCCAGGGTCACGGGCCCGGTGGTGGTGGGTCGGCAGGTGTCGTTTTCACGTCTTCTGCTATCAACAGCTCTTCGGAAATTGCGTCAGGTGCCAGCGGCCAAACGGGTGGTAGCAACGGCAACTTCAGCTTTGGAGGTACAACGGGTACGCAGTTCGCGGGCCTCGTTCGTAATACTATCGCGCAAGCTGACGTGCCCAACATCACACAGGCGTCCAACTGTACAGTACAGCCTCTGCCCGTCGAGCTGGTGCAATTTGACGCCAAGGCGCAAGGCCGCCAAGTGCAGCTAAACTGGAGCACCGCTTCCGAAAAGAACGCTGATTATTTTGCGGTAGAGCGTAGCATCGATAGCTACTCGTTCGAACAAATTGGCAAGGTGGCCAGCTATGGCACTACGACTGATAAGCACGGCTACGCTTTCACCGACCAGGAAGCAAGCCGGTATGCAGGCCAGGTACTCTACTATCGCTTGCGTCAGGTAGACCTCGATGGAGCAACGACGTACTCCCCCGTGCGGTCAGTAGCGTTGCAGGCGGGCATGGCTACGTTCGATCTTAGCCCCAACCCGACCTCCGACTATGTCACCCTTGATCTTACCGCCTTGCCCGCGGGGCAGTTTCACCTATCCTTCCACGACGTGAGTGGTCGTAATGTAGGCGGATTAGAGCAGGATGTTAAAGGTGGCCAACCTACTACCTTGAACGTGGCTATTTTGCCCGCCGGCGTTTATATCGTGACGCTGCAAGGAGTAGATAAAGTGCTAACGCGCCGCTTAGTGAAGCACTAA
- a CDS encoding NAD(P)/FAD-dependent oxidoreductase: MATLCAPIYSRRPSTIAPTDYDVVIVGAGCAGLGAALVLGRCRRRVLVCDGGAPRNAPSSGVHAFLSRDGIKPQELLRISREQLEPYPSVVIRPGKVTNVSAENHGFTLIAESESGRPATITTRKLLLATGVDDELPPLDGMRELWGRGVLHCPYCHGWEVQDKALAVYGRGKMVVGLALLISRWSRDVVVCTDGPMGISANARRRLQAQGITVREEPIIRLQGNRRGDLKCILFKNGDELERDALFVHAHQHQRGTLAEQLGCRTTSKGAVWTDKYLQTSMRGVYAAGDMTPGSQQALIAAAEGTQAGIFLNERLTKEECV, from the coding sequence ATGGCTACTCTTTGTGCTCCCATTTATTCTCGCCGCCCCTCAACTATTGCCCCTACCGATTACGATGTTGTCATCGTTGGGGCGGGTTGCGCAGGGCTAGGTGCCGCTCTTGTATTAGGGCGCTGCCGCCGTCGGGTACTCGTCTGCGACGGCGGAGCGCCGCGTAATGCTCCTTCGTCGGGAGTGCATGCGTTTCTGAGCCGCGACGGCATCAAACCGCAGGAGCTCCTGCGCATCAGCAGAGAACAACTGGAACCCTACCCGTCGGTGGTTATTCGGCCGGGCAAAGTCACCAATGTGTCAGCTGAAAATCATGGCTTTACGCTTATCGCCGAGAGCGAATCGGGCCGGCCAGCGACTATTACTACGCGGAAGCTACTGCTTGCTACTGGCGTCGACGATGAACTTCCCCCGCTGGACGGGATGAGGGAGCTCTGGGGCCGGGGGGTACTTCATTGCCCTTACTGCCATGGCTGGGAGGTACAAGACAAAGCGCTGGCCGTCTACGGACGTGGAAAGATGGTGGTGGGGCTAGCCTTGCTGATTAGTCGTTGGTCGCGCGACGTGGTCGTGTGCACCGATGGTCCCATGGGCATTTCTGCCAATGCGCGCCGCCGTTTGCAAGCCCAAGGTATTACCGTTCGGGAGGAGCCAATTATCCGCCTGCAAGGCAACCGTCGTGGCGATTTAAAATGCATACTCTTCAAAAATGGTGATGAGCTGGAGCGAGATGCGTTGTTTGTGCACGCGCACCAGCACCAGCGAGGCACGCTGGCCGAGCAACTCGGATGCCGCACCACCAGCAAAGGAGCCGTGTGGACCGACAAATACCTGCAAACATCCATGCGCGGCGTGTATGCGGCCGGTGATATGACGCCTGGCTCCCAACAAGCGTTAATCGCCGCCGCCGAGGGTACTCAAGCGGGCATCTTCCTGAATGAGCGCTTAACTAAGGAAGAGTGCGTTTAG
- a CDS encoding xanthine dehydrogenase family protein subunit M: protein MRAFTYTRATDEQAALNAVFRNPEAKFIGGGTNLVDLMREEVERPSEVVDINALPFKQINELPDGSVRLGALARNSHTANHPLLRQRYPVLTQAMLSAASPQLRNLATNAGNLLQRTRCYYFYDITAPCNKRQPGSGCAAIHGVNRIHAILGTSEQCIATHPSDMAVALAVLDAVVQVQGSNGGRSIPIEKFHRLPGDTPEQDTNLGHDELITSIDLPALPFATNSLYLKVRDRPSFAFALVSVAVVLELEDDKIKNVRLALGGVAHKPWRAHTAEQALLGASATAENFRQAAEAELQTAIAYEHNAFKIELAKRTIVRALTTLAERNLA, encoded by the coding sequence ATGAGAGCATTTACCTACACCCGCGCCACGGATGAGCAAGCTGCGCTCAATGCCGTATTCCGGAACCCAGAAGCCAAGTTTATTGGTGGCGGTACCAACTTGGTGGATTTAATGCGCGAAGAAGTCGAGCGACCAAGTGAAGTAGTGGATATCAACGCGCTGCCCTTCAAACAGATCAATGAACTGCCCGATGGTAGCGTACGCCTTGGTGCCCTCGCGCGGAATAGCCACACGGCCAACCACCCCCTCCTTCGGCAGCGGTATCCGGTACTCACGCAAGCTATGCTAAGTGCGGCCTCGCCGCAACTGCGCAACCTAGCTACCAACGCCGGCAACCTCTTGCAGCGCACCCGCTGCTACTACTTCTACGACATCACGGCGCCCTGTAACAAGCGCCAGCCCGGCTCGGGTTGTGCGGCTATTCACGGCGTCAACCGCATTCACGCCATCCTCGGTACCAGCGAGCAGTGCATTGCCACGCACCCTTCCGATATGGCTGTTGCATTGGCTGTTCTTGATGCAGTGGTGCAGGTACAAGGCTCCAACGGCGGACGTAGTATTCCGATTGAGAAATTTCACCGTTTGCCCGGCGATACTCCCGAGCAGGATACCAACCTAGGGCACGACGAACTGATTACAAGCATTGATCTGCCAGCTTTGCCGTTTGCTACTAACTCCCTCTACCTCAAAGTGCGCGACCGGCCTAGCTTCGCGTTTGCGCTGGTGTCGGTAGCGGTGGTGCTGGAGCTGGAGGATGATAAGATTAAGAACGTGCGCTTGGCCCTGGGTGGTGTGGCGCACAAACCCTGGCGGGCGCATACGGCCGAACAGGCGCTACTAGGTGCATCCGCTACGGCCGAGAACTTCCGGCAAGCTGCGGAAGCGGAGCTGCAAACCGCCATTGCCTACGAGCATAATGCCTTCAAAATCGAGCTAGCCAAGCGCACCATCGTGCGGGCTTTAACTACGCTCGCCGAACGCAACCTAGCCTAA
- a CDS encoding DUF5686 and carboxypeptidase-like regulatory domain-containing protein has protein sequence MKKVSFLLLLLLLLAGVSSVQAQRIVLSGQVTESTTGQPVPFASLFLPGTSAGITADEQGHYELATSERADSLAASAMGYKVQKKRIGTELRQTINFTLPTSGVTLGEVTVRPTENPAYEILRRVQAHKPKNDKRFLEAFAFDSYNRVEVAVNDLPKGAARSRVLRQMTAVADSLGQARADNGNPVLPIFASEVLSRYFARREPRRKREEIKRTQMRGLAPRDGSVLSQILGSSFQDWDFYPNWQQLLGKDFISPIADGWKFTYEYELQDSVYLGKDWCYKLGVEPRRPQDLAFTGTIWITADTYALRRVDLTVSPEANLNFVSKIQVYQDLAPTAAGPWLPTRTRVYIAIKPGGVQVAGVTAKFTTVNQNFDINHPQPLAFYDRPVVAASDAYDAPGDFWEKNRPDSLSVDDQRTLAILDSVQKLPSVQSLKKLADVFVNGYKRVGMVDLGPIWTLYGFNNIEGNRFRVGFRTTPDFSREWQMRAYLAYGTRDTRLKYDLRISRILNRDNWTVITAERRRDLDQLALIDNDYALENPLFEAAARLGNITSSRPLMRDLNTLSIQSDLFRGFTQRVTVRQQNFDPLYPFAYYTDEPAPGAPLADQFSLSELVLESRYARDEVLVQSRNQNQRYAIGLKKWPVFTLRYTLGLDKFLSSDFKYHKFTFQVSQSVRLGQLGRTDYIVDAGYIPSTVPYLILKTHLGNQSPFYNVGAFNLMRYSEFISDKYASFQFENHFEGFLVNSVPALKQLNWRLVATGSLLYGGVSAANRAITPALSANGEPLFTFQSLGRLPYAEVGYGIENIFKVARVDFIHRLTYRNSPGAKDFGVKVSLQFKL, from the coding sequence ATGAAAAAGGTTTCCTTCCTGCTTTTACTGCTGTTGCTGTTAGCTGGCGTTTCGTCGGTGCAGGCCCAGCGTATCGTGCTGAGTGGGCAGGTGACGGAGTCGACAACCGGCCAACCTGTGCCGTTTGCCTCGTTGTTTTTGCCCGGAACATCGGCGGGCATAACAGCTGACGAGCAAGGACACTATGAGCTAGCTACTTCCGAACGCGCTGACTCGCTAGCTGCTTCGGCCATGGGCTACAAGGTGCAGAAGAAGCGCATTGGCACGGAATTACGGCAGACGATCAATTTTACGTTGCCCACTAGCGGCGTGACCCTCGGGGAAGTAACCGTCCGTCCCACCGAGAACCCCGCCTACGAAATTCTGCGCCGCGTGCAGGCCCACAAGCCGAAGAACGACAAACGCTTCCTAGAAGCCTTTGCATTCGATAGCTACAACCGCGTAGAAGTAGCCGTGAACGATTTGCCCAAGGGCGCGGCGCGTAGCCGCGTATTGCGCCAAATGACGGCCGTTGCCGACAGCCTAGGCCAAGCCCGCGCGGACAACGGCAATCCTGTACTACCGATTTTCGCCTCTGAGGTGCTGTCGCGCTATTTCGCGCGGCGTGAGCCTCGGCGCAAGCGTGAAGAAATCAAACGTACGCAGATGCGGGGCCTAGCGCCGCGCGATGGCTCAGTGCTGTCGCAAATCCTAGGTTCTTCCTTTCAAGACTGGGACTTTTATCCCAACTGGCAGCAGTTGCTGGGCAAGGACTTTATCTCGCCTATCGCCGACGGCTGGAAGTTCACGTACGAGTACGAGCTGCAAGACTCGGTGTACTTGGGCAAAGACTGGTGCTACAAGCTAGGGGTAGAGCCGCGCCGGCCCCAAGACCTAGCTTTCACCGGTACCATCTGGATTACAGCTGATACTTACGCGCTGCGCCGCGTCGACCTGACGGTAAGCCCCGAGGCTAACCTCAACTTTGTGAGTAAGATCCAGGTGTACCAAGACCTAGCTCCGACGGCGGCTGGACCGTGGCTACCTACGCGCACCCGCGTGTACATTGCCATTAAGCCGGGTGGGGTGCAGGTGGCAGGCGTCACGGCCAAGTTCACTACCGTCAACCAAAACTTCGATATCAACCACCCGCAGCCGCTTGCCTTCTACGACCGGCCTGTGGTGGCTGCCTCCGATGCGTACGACGCACCCGGCGATTTTTGGGAGAAGAACCGTCCTGATTCGTTGTCGGTGGATGATCAGCGCACCCTCGCCATCCTAGATTCCGTGCAGAAGCTGCCGTCGGTGCAGTCGTTAAAGAAGCTGGCGGATGTGTTCGTGAACGGCTACAAGCGCGTGGGCATGGTGGACCTAGGTCCGATCTGGACTTTGTATGGGTTCAATAACATCGAAGGAAACCGTTTTCGGGTGGGCTTCCGTACCACGCCCGATTTTAGCCGTGAGTGGCAGATGCGCGCCTACCTAGCCTACGGCACCCGCGACACGCGTCTGAAATACGACCTGCGCATCAGTCGAATCCTGAACCGGGACAACTGGACGGTAATTACCGCTGAGCGCCGCCGCGACCTCGACCAACTGGCGCTGATCGACAACGACTACGCTTTGGAAAATCCGCTGTTTGAGGCGGCGGCTCGCCTCGGCAACATCACCAGTAGTCGGCCGCTGATGCGTGATTTGAATACGCTCAGTATCCAGAGTGACTTGTTCCGGGGCTTTACGCAACGGGTTACGGTGCGCCAGCAGAACTTCGACCCGCTCTATCCTTTTGCTTATTACACCGACGAGCCTGCGCCTGGTGCGCCGCTAGCTGATCAGTTTTCTTTATCGGAGCTCGTGCTCGAATCGCGCTACGCCCGCGATGAGGTGTTGGTGCAAAGCCGTAACCAAAACCAGCGCTACGCCATCGGGCTGAAGAAATGGCCGGTATTTACGCTGCGCTACACATTGGGGCTAGACAAGTTCTTGAGCAGCGATTTTAAGTACCACAAGTTTACTTTCCAGGTCAGCCAAAGCGTGCGGCTAGGGCAGCTCGGTCGCACCGACTACATCGTAGATGCGGGCTACATCCCCAGCACCGTTCCTTACCTGATCTTAAAAACGCACCTTGGCAACCAATCGCCCTTTTACAACGTGGGCGCTTTCAACCTGATGCGTTACTCCGAGTTCATCAGTGACAAGTACGCATCCTTTCAGTTCGAAAACCACTTCGAAGGCTTTCTGGTGAATAGTGTTCCGGCCCTGAAGCAGCTCAACTGGCGCCTGGTAGCTACCGGCAGTTTGCTCTATGGTGGCGTAAGCGCCGCCAACCGCGCTATCACGCCGGCCCTCAGCGCAAACGGAGAGCCGTTGTTCACCTTCCAGTCGCTAGGTCGCTTACCCTACGCTGAAGTTGGCTACGGCATAGAAAACATCTTTAAGGTAGCCCGCGTCGATTTTATCCACCGCCTCACCTACCGTAACTCTCCCGGCGCCAAGGATTTTGGGGTGAAAGTGAGCTTGCAATTCAAACTGTAA
- a CDS encoding alpha/beta hydrolase family protein: MQKNLTSLRWLLVLWLAVFSSCEYLNDDPVPMDPQPSGKDLFVTAELVGTVPAATLKSLATAAGFESFAPFAKYDVTFYRMVYKVNYQGQNVQASGLLGIPQGTPAPPALLSAQHGTTFLQAEAPSNFPATFSGFELFASTGFVTVIPDFIGYGTSRNIFHPYFDRKSSALTVVNMLKAAQYFLKSGGIALNKNLFLAGYSEGGYVTMAAQQEIETHPGHQLTLTAAAAGAGGYDLPEFLNQVATVPTYASPSFLAFILQAYNTTYTWNRPLTDFFQQPYAGKIPMLLDGTKNIDQINAELTTNLASLFNPTFYANLKNPSGEPALRQKLLENSFNNWVPRSPTRLYHGTNDESVFFSTSVTTYARFQAAGATNVAFFPIPGGTHRTSIVPMMLNALPWLQSLDK; the protein is encoded by the coding sequence ATGCAAAAAAACCTCACTTCCCTTCGGTGGCTGCTCGTGCTGTGGCTAGCTGTGTTTAGCAGCTGCGAATACTTGAACGATGATCCGGTGCCCATGGACCCGCAGCCAAGCGGAAAGGATTTGTTCGTGACGGCTGAGCTGGTTGGGACGGTGCCTGCGGCTACCCTCAAGAGTTTGGCAACTGCGGCCGGTTTTGAGAGCTTTGCGCCCTTCGCCAAGTACGACGTGACGTTTTACCGCATGGTGTATAAAGTGAACTACCAAGGGCAGAACGTGCAGGCCTCCGGGTTACTCGGCATTCCACAAGGCACGCCGGCCCCACCAGCACTGCTCAGTGCCCAGCACGGCACCACATTCCTACAAGCGGAAGCCCCTTCGAACTTCCCGGCTACCTTTAGCGGCTTCGAGCTCTTCGCCTCGACAGGGTTCGTTACCGTCATCCCCGATTTTATCGGCTACGGCACCTCCCGGAATATTTTTCATCCGTACTTCGATCGGAAGTCCAGCGCCCTGACGGTAGTGAACATGCTGAAGGCCGCCCAGTACTTTCTCAAAAGCGGCGGTATAGCACTCAATAAAAACTTGTTTTTGGCGGGCTACTCGGAAGGTGGCTACGTGACGATGGCTGCCCAGCAGGAAATTGAGACGCATCCCGGTCACCAACTAACGCTGACGGCCGCCGCTGCAGGCGCGGGCGGCTATGACCTGCCGGAGTTCCTAAACCAGGTTGCCACCGTGCCGACGTACGCTAGCCCGTCGTTTCTGGCGTTTATCCTGCAGGCCTATAACACCACCTACACCTGGAACCGGCCACTCACTGATTTCTTTCAGCAACCTTACGCTGGCAAGATTCCCATGCTGCTCGATGGCACCAAGAACATCGACCAAATCAACGCCGAGTTGACCACCAACCTAGCTTCTTTGTTTAACCCCACCTTCTACGCCAACCTAAAGAACCCAAGCGGCGAACCGGCGCTACGGCAGAAGCTCCTCGAAAACAGCTTCAACAACTGGGTACCCAGAAGCCCCACGCGCCTCTACCACGGCACCAACGATGAGTCCGTTTTCTTCAGCACTTCCGTCACTACTTACGCCCGCTTCCAAGCCGCTGGCGCCACCAATGTAGCGTTCTTCCCCATTCCGGGTGGCACCCACCGCACCAGCATTGTGCCCATGATGCTGAACGCCCTGCCGTGGCTGCAGTCGTTGGATAAGTAG
- a CDS encoding 2Fe-2S iron-sulfur cluster-binding protein has translation MSFSIEQILRGDIPRVEHRPPSAADPGLVPVSLRINGQTYDLQLEPRVSLLDALREFIGLTGTKKGCNQGACGACTVLIEDERVNSCLTFAIMHEGQEITTIEGLGTPNELHPLQAAFIEHDGFQCGYCTPGQICSAVAMLKEVEQGDASVLTPDLAATKVELTDEELRERMSGNVCRCGAYLGIIDAIRDVYEQQKGPQA, from the coding sequence ATGAGCTTCTCGATTGAACAGATTCTGCGCGGGGATATTCCGCGCGTGGAGCACCGGCCGCCGTCTGCCGCGGACCCTGGCTTAGTGCCCGTTAGCCTGCGCATCAATGGTCAAACCTATGACTTGCAGCTAGAGCCACGCGTAAGTCTGCTTGATGCCCTACGCGAGTTCATTGGCCTGACGGGCACCAAGAAAGGTTGTAACCAAGGCGCATGTGGTGCCTGCACGGTACTCATTGAAGACGAACGGGTTAACTCATGCCTGACCTTCGCCATCATGCACGAGGGCCAGGAAATTACCACCATCGAAGGCCTAGGTACCCCAAACGAACTGCATCCGCTACAAGCCGCCTTCATCGAGCACGACGGCTTTCAGTGCGGCTACTGCACGCCAGGGCAAATCTGCTCGGCGGTGGCCATGTTGAAGGAGGTAGAACAGGGCGACGCCAGCGTCCTAACGCCCGACCTAGCCGCTACCAAAGTAGAGCTGACCGATGAGGAACTGCGGGAACGAATGAGCGGCAACGTCTGTCGGTGCGGTGCCTACCTCGGTATTATCGATGCCATTCGCGACGTGTACGAGCAGCAAAAAGGGCCGCAAGCATGA